The Pseudarthrobacter sulfonivorans genome includes a window with the following:
- a CDS encoding integrase catalytic domain-containing protein — MSERRAVTKVLATEYRRASKARKGEILDQICAVTGWHRSHARKALGLVLRIRVVRPRPPRPLVYDSSVIDALRFCWAVQGTPCGRLLAAALPDLVPRLRRFEELQIEDGTAALLLRIAPATIDRRLKADRAKLDPRGRSHTKPGTLLKDSIPMRTWAEWDDARPGFVEIDLVGHEGGNSQGEFCFTLDITDIATGWTETVSVRNKAQKWVFAAIKEATAKFPFPVLGIDSDNGSEFINWGLFRWCEQEKLTFTRSRSGNKNDGAHVEQKNWHIVRQTVGYHRYDTPGELDLLNRIWELQRLLTNHFGPQQKLVFKERNGAKTTKKYDLPATPYQRVLADKGTVRKTDKTRLGRENQPLNPAAIQRQIQALTAELLTLTTSKQAAKPKPATRALPNDSTKTATRAS; from the coding sequence ATGAGCGAACGCAGGGCTGTCACGAAGGTTCTGGCCACGGAATACCGCCGTGCTTCCAAGGCCAGGAAGGGCGAGATCCTGGATCAGATCTGCGCGGTGACGGGCTGGCACCGCAGTCATGCTCGCAAGGCGCTGGGTCTGGTCCTGAGGATCAGGGTTGTCCGTCCCCGCCCGCCGAGGCCGCTGGTCTATGACAGCTCTGTGATCGACGCCCTGCGGTTCTGTTGGGCGGTGCAGGGCACGCCGTGCGGGCGGCTGCTGGCGGCGGCCCTGCCTGATCTGGTTCCGCGTCTGCGCCGGTTCGAGGAGCTTCAGATCGAGGACGGGACGGCGGCGCTGCTGTTGCGGATAGCGCCGGCGACCATTGACCGCCGGCTCAAGGCGGACCGGGCCAAACTGGATCCGCGGGGCCGGTCCCATACAAAGCCGGGAACGCTGCTGAAGGACTCCATCCCGATGCGGACCTGGGCCGAATGGGATGATGCTAGACCCGGTTTCGTGGAGATCGACCTGGTCGGTCACGAGGGCGGCAATTCCCAGGGCGAGTTCTGTTTCACCCTGGATATCACTGACATCGCGACGGGCTGGACGGAGACCGTATCGGTGCGGAACAAGGCGCAGAAGTGGGTGTTCGCCGCGATCAAAGAGGCGACCGCGAAGTTCCCCTTTCCCGTCCTGGGCATCGATTCGGACAACGGGTCCGAGTTCATCAACTGGGGGCTTTTTCGCTGGTGCGAGCAGGAGAAACTGACCTTCACCCGGTCCCGGTCAGGGAACAAGAACGACGGCGCCCACGTGGAGCAGAAGAACTGGCACATCGTCCGTCAGACCGTGGGTTACCACCGGTACGACACCCCCGGCGAACTGGATCTGCTGAACCGGATCTGGGAGCTGCAGCGGCTGCTGACCAACCACTTCGGCCCCCAGCAAAAACTCGTCTTCAAGGAGCGCAACGGCGCGAAGACCACGAAGAAGTACGACCTACCTGCCACGCCATACCAGCGAGTTCTGGCCGACAAGGGCACGGTCCGCAAAACGGACAAAACCCGACTCGGCCGAGAAAACCAGCCCCTGAACCCGGCAGCCATTCAACGCCAGATCCAGGCACTCACCGCCGAGCTACTGACGCTCACGACCAGCAAACAAGCCGCCAAACCCAAGCCCGCCACGCGCGCACTTCCGAATGATTCCACGAAGACGGCCACGCGCGCATCTTGA
- a CDS encoding DUF6919 domain-containing protein produces MTNLDLSEAPRTEDGPDQLAWQMCTDLETACELTAEWLEGKRHYQPGYMAAQPASETGPISLQLAAINRLGLLTSDSQPGEALTEGSGQRAYVTGYCSENTAALVSAVLTVTDIVALWGPPGAPGSMQVCVSLDGYEEFSHLGRRGSREDTFEEYRYEANETLAAIIADAWELHIFDPVWGRSDYLLPRLKLALEAAAEA; encoded by the coding sequence ATGACGAACCTGGATCTCTCTGAAGCGCCGCGCACTGAGGATGGGCCCGACCAACTCGCCTGGCAGATGTGTACGGACCTCGAAACCGCTTGCGAGTTGACGGCGGAATGGCTGGAAGGCAAGCGCCACTATCAGCCGGGGTACATGGCAGCGCAGCCGGCATCCGAGACTGGCCCTATTAGCCTGCAGTTGGCTGCGATCAACAGGCTTGGCTTGCTGACGTCGGATTCTCAGCCAGGGGAGGCGCTCACGGAAGGAAGCGGGCAGCGGGCATACGTGACAGGCTACTGCAGCGAAAACACAGCGGCGCTCGTGTCTGCCGTCCTCACCGTGACGGATATTGTGGCCCTTTGGGGCCCACCCGGGGCGCCCGGATCGATGCAGGTTTGCGTGAGCCTGGACGGGTATGAAGAGTTTTCACATCTGGGCCGCAGGGGTTCCCGTGAGGATACCTTTGAGGAATACCGGTATGAGGCCAATGAGACTTTGGCGGCTATCATCGCGGACGCCTGGGAGTTACACATTTTTGACCCAGTATGGGGCAGGAGCGACTATCTCCTACCTCGCCTCAAGTTGGCCCTAGAAGCGGCGGCAGAGGCATAG
- a CDS encoding ABC transporter permease — protein MDLSILVFEPGPIIIGALLLLSGFTLFTGVLVAIGAIMPTAKEAGTIFGPLMAAMFIPFYAYSLIISDPESLIVQVFTYFPLTAPVTAMLRNGFGTLSGMEATIVIAELFIVGILILRLAVHLFRYGSIEYGKKLSIAGTFRRKELAAK, from the coding sequence ATGGACCTGTCCATCCTGGTGTTCGAGCCAGGGCCCATCATCATCGGCGCACTGCTGCTGTTGAGCGGGTTCACCCTGTTCACCGGGGTCCTCGTCGCCATCGGCGCGATCATGCCCACCGCCAAGGAGGCCGGCACCATCTTCGGCCCGCTCATGGCCGCAATGTTCATCCCCTTCTACGCCTACAGCCTGATCATCTCCGACCCGGAGTCCCTGATCGTGCAGGTGTTCACGTACTTCCCGCTGACCGCCCCGGTCACCGCCATGCTCCGCAACGGCTTCGGCACCCTCTCTGGCATGGAGGCCACCATCGTGATCGCCGAGCTGTTCATCGTCGGCATCTTGATCCTGCGTCTGGCAGTCCACCTGTTCCGGTACGGGTCCATCGAATACGGCAAGAAACTTTCCATCGCCGGGACGTTCCGCCGCAAAGAACTCGCCGCCAAGTGA
- a CDS encoding PspA/IM30 family protein — MKQSIFARVAQLAKANINALLDSAEDPQKMLDQMVRDYSANIREAEAAVAQTIGNVRMAEEDYRRAVNDAHTWGNKAIAASRKADEFRAAGNSVDADKFDALARLALQRQMTAESTAKAQEPDLAAQNEVVDKLKNGLDQMKGKLGELTVKRNQLVNRARVAAAQSQVNDALKSLDVGDPTSAIGRYEENIRRQEATVRGQQELAASSLDAQFASLEDLGEQTEVEARLAALKSIDRKAIDY, encoded by the coding sequence GTGAAGCAGAGTATTTTCGCCCGCGTTGCCCAGCTCGCCAAGGCCAACATCAACGCCCTCCTGGACTCCGCCGAAGACCCGCAGAAGATGCTGGACCAGATGGTCCGGGACTACTCGGCCAACATCCGCGAAGCCGAGGCCGCCGTCGCCCAGACCATCGGCAATGTCCGCATGGCCGAAGAGGACTACAGGCGGGCCGTGAACGACGCCCACACCTGGGGCAACAAGGCCATCGCCGCCTCCCGGAAAGCCGACGAGTTCCGGGCTGCCGGGAACAGTGTGGACGCCGACAAGTTTGATGCCCTCGCCAGGCTCGCTCTTCAGCGGCAGATGACCGCCGAATCCACCGCCAAGGCCCAGGAGCCGGACCTGGCCGCGCAGAACGAGGTCGTCGACAAGCTCAAGAACGGCCTGGACCAGATGAAGGGCAAACTCGGGGAGCTGACAGTCAAGCGCAACCAGCTCGTCAACCGGGCCCGCGTCGCCGCTGCCCAGTCCCAGGTCAACGATGCGCTCAAATCCCTCGACGTCGGAGACCCGACCTCGGCGATCGGCCGGTACGAGGAGAACATCCGCCGCCAGGAGGCCACCGTCCGTGGCCAGCAGGAACTCGCCGCCTCATCCTTGGATGCCCAGTTCGCCTCCCTGGAAGACCTCGGTGAGCAAACCGAAGTGGAAGCACGGCTCGCCGCGCTCAAGTCCATCGACCGGAAGGCCATCGACTACTAA
- a CDS encoding DUF6994 family protein, with amino-acid sequence MTAGVDPSFDYFSGTPPGKDPDTHSPTLRRHHQLLWNKELPTGGRFNLAPEPGAHLVYRSASGVFFLASDAITTRMRGKASRVRREIPNDDMPVYRGYTAGSTLVFPGNSIGRKMTINRARGLHPRIADRFDLTLECIRRHYLGELPNPLGDVMNRYADFFALFENFAGYVKFFLLKDLVEEDGKTVRFFHTFDDFRTPAVPKTKDEYLEYLRSSEDFITARSSTIDAEP; translated from the coding sequence ATGACCGCCGGCGTCGATCCATCCTTCGACTACTTCTCGGGCACGCCTCCCGGGAAAGATCCGGACACACACAGTCCGACCCTCCGCCGGCATCACCAGTTGCTGTGGAACAAGGAGTTACCCACTGGCGGACGCTTCAACCTGGCACCAGAGCCCGGCGCGCACCTTGTGTACAGATCCGCATCGGGTGTCTTCTTCCTCGCCAGTGACGCAATCACGACCAGGATGCGAGGCAAGGCGTCGCGCGTAAGACGAGAAATTCCAAACGATGACATGCCCGTCTACCGCGGCTACACCGCCGGAAGCACCCTCGTGTTCCCCGGCAACAGTATCGGCCGGAAGATGACGATCAACCGTGCACGGGGATTGCATCCTCGAATCGCCGACCGTTTCGACCTGACCTTGGAGTGCATCCGTCGCCACTATCTCGGAGAGCTGCCGAATCCCCTCGGCGATGTCATGAACCGGTACGCAGACTTCTTTGCCCTGTTCGAAAACTTCGCCGGGTACGTCAAATTCTTCCTCCTGAAGGACCTCGTCGAGGAGGATGGCAAGACCGTACGCTTCTTCCACACGTTCGACGACTTCCGAACCCCGGCGGTCCCGAAAACCAAAGATGAATACCTCGAGTATCTACGGAGTAGCGAAGACTTCATCACCGCTCGTAGCAGCACAATCGACGCCGAGCCCTAG
- a CDS encoding SDR family oxidoreductase: MEHKGAARRSSGVRHLFCILTESYEAATLTHLGRNGSPEDIAKVVAFLLSSDAAFITGASIVADGGYTGVDYYVKKENEPLG; the protein is encoded by the coding sequence ATGGAACACAAAGGTGCCGCACGCCGCTCATCCGGCGTGCGGCACCTTTTCTGTATTCTGACCGAGTCGTACGAGGCGGCGACCCTCACTCACCTGGGCCGCAACGGAAGCCCCGAAGACATCGCCAAAGTCGTCGCCTTCCTTCTGAGCTCTGACGCCGCCTTCATCACCGGAGCATCGATCGTGGCAGACGGCGGATACACCGGCGTCGACTACTACGTGAAGAAGGAGAACGAACCCTTGGGCTGA
- a CDS encoding AMIN-like domain-containing (lipo)protein, protein MKKLLLWLTALLAAVGLGIVAPGPASAATSYCGLAWGSQDKAAPEMSSASVTNVRTGQQPCFDRMVVDLNGPVKGYTVRYVPEIIQDGTGFTIPVYGNARLQVVVNAPSYDSNGVTYNPAAKAELSNVAGYQTFRQVVYANSFEGSTSIGLGVRARLPFRVFTLEGPGSGSRLIVDVAHFW, encoded by the coding sequence ATGAAAAAACTCCTCCTCTGGCTCACGGCGCTCCTCGCGGCCGTCGGGCTGGGCATCGTGGCACCGGGGCCCGCCTCGGCAGCCACCTCCTATTGCGGGCTTGCATGGGGATCTCAGGATAAGGCCGCCCCCGAGATGAGCTCAGCATCCGTCACCAACGTCCGGACAGGGCAGCAACCCTGCTTCGACCGCATGGTGGTCGACCTGAACGGCCCCGTCAAGGGCTACACGGTCCGGTACGTCCCGGAGATCATCCAGGACGGCACCGGGTTCACGATCCCGGTCTACGGCAACGCACGCCTGCAGGTCGTCGTGAACGCACCCTCCTATGACAGCAATGGCGTCACCTACAACCCGGCTGCGAAGGCCGAGCTGTCCAACGTGGCCGGCTACCAGACCTTCCGGCAAGTGGTCTATGCGAATAGCTTCGAAGGTTCCACCAGCATCGGCCTGGGTGTCCGCGCCCGACTGCCCTTCCGGGTCTTCACCCTCGAGGGGCCAGGGTCCGGTTCCCGGCTGATCGTGGACGTAGCCCACTTCTGGTGA
- a CDS encoding helix-turn-helix domain-containing protein, whose product MTDEPKKHRFLTISQTAEELNVNQNQIRALLSSGELRGIQVGGRGLWRIGANDIEDFIAETYRRTAERIAAGELKGDGESGPE is encoded by the coding sequence GTGACCGATGAACCGAAGAAGCACCGTTTTCTGACAATCTCGCAGACGGCTGAAGAGCTGAACGTGAACCAGAACCAGATCCGGGCGCTGCTCAGCAGCGGAGAGCTTCGCGGGATCCAGGTCGGCGGACGAGGGCTGTGGCGCATCGGGGCCAACGACATCGAAGACTTCATCGCCGAGACCTACCGGCGCACCGCCGAAAGGATCGCCGCCGGCGAGCTCAAGGGCGACGGGGAGTCTGGGCCGGAGTAG